One Leopardus geoffroyi isolate Oge1 chromosome B1, O.geoffroyi_Oge1_pat1.0, whole genome shotgun sequence DNA window includes the following coding sequences:
- the LOC123596079 gene encoding 40S ribosomal protein S27-like: MPLVKDLLRLSPEEEKRKHKKKRLVQSPNSYFMDVKCPGCYKITTVFSRVQTVVLCVGCSTVLCQPTGGKARLT, encoded by the coding sequence ATGCCCCTCGTGAAGGACCTCCTGCGCCTGTCCccggaggaggagaagaggaagcacAAGAAGAAGCGCCTGGTGCAGAGCCCCAACTCCTACTTCATGGACGTGAAGTGCCCGGGGTGCTACAAAATCACCACCGTGTTCAGCCGCGTGCAGACGGTGGTGCTGTGTGTGGGCTGCTCCACTGTCCTGTGCCAGCCGACAGGAGGAAAAGCAAGGCTCACATAA